GCGCGCTTTATTTTTGACATTCAAGAATGAGTTCTTGCCCTGGTGCAGAGACTGCATCAGGGCAGCGATCTTGAATTCTTCCTAACTGGCTGTTCGGGGCATAGAGGAGAAGGGAGTCCAAACGGATTCCTCTTCGCATCCTCTGAGGCCTATCTTTGGGCCACGCTATGCGTGATGCGGCATAACGGCATATGTCTTGGTTGCGGCCCGAATCGTCACATTGGATGGACGTCAGTCGCTGGCTGGTTCCGGTGTTTTTTGAGCGTGCCGTTCATGGCTTGCAACAGCCGCCAAACTTACGGTGTGATGCCGATCGACAGATCGACATCCATGCCCGACATGGCGCAGAAACGGCGCCAACCTTTCAAATCATCCTGCAGCCTGGGGCACGAACCACCGCCTGCCAGCAGAGCCCCATCAATCCTCGCTCAGCGTCGCCGCTGTGCATCAACGATTGCCTGGGCGCGTTGAAGCGCCCGCTGAAACTCAGGGGAATCGAATACCTCTTTTGCGTCAATCTTGATCGTGCCCCGACCAACGACTCGCACGGATTTGAAGGAATTGTTGACCAATTGCGCGATTTCCCGGTCACGTTGGGTTGGGGCTAGGCCTAGCAGGCGAAGCAGTGTGTTCATGGACACCTCCGGCAGGTCATCTTCAAACAGCCCTGGCAGCGCAGTTTTGCAGGCAAATCAAGGCTTGAGCCATGCGACAGCACCGATGAAATCCATCACTATGCGTCACGGTTTAAGCAACTCTGCCAAGACAGAATCTGCCACATACTTGGCGACTACCGACCGGGCCAAATCCAGCAATTCAGCAACCCATACCTGCAGATACCTGGATCGCAGCGAGTCAAAGGCAGGAGTAGCACGTTCCAAAAATTGCAAGGCAAAGCCTGGTTGGCTGGCGATTTCATCCTTCAAAGTTTGGCTTGCGCAATGTAAGGCCAGTTGAAGCCTAGGTGGCGGTTGTCCGGTTTCTGCTTCGATGAGGACGGCGCGTGCATCGTCATCGGCAATTTGATTCAGCCAAGCCTGCATGTTTGCGTCCAATGAGCCCTTGCGATGGCACAAGAAATGACGCAGCCGGGCTTCTGCTGTAGGTTCTGGATGATTCATGACGACCTGACGACAAAGCTTAGATTTCACACACTTGCCAGTGCCCCTGCGGGCTCTGCTCCAGCAGCAGACTCGGATCGAATGTCTCGTTTTCGAACTGGCTCGATAGCCGTCCCATGGGATAGCCGCGCGGATTGCAGACCACCTTGCATCCGTTGACCTCATACCGGCATGAATTGTGCGTAGGACCATGAATCCATAGCCCCGCTTGCTGTAACAGCGTGTGCTCCCAATGGCCCGTCGCCCAAGAGCGCCTCAAGCACCTTGCGCAAGTTCCCTCATACCCTCGGCATCTCCTATGGCATCAGGCGCAAAGACACGGTCAATAATCCTGGAAACGATTTCGTGTTCGACGAGATACTGAAAATGGCCAACTGCCAAGCCCATTCCGTCAGGTGTAACCGCCGTTTTGGTGCCTGTGCTGGTGCCGCGTCTACCAGTCCCGAACACGATGGCATTGACGACAAACGAAACTATTTCGCTACACCACCCGACTTCGGGAACCCAATGCATCCGCCCACGTATTTGTGGATAGCGCATATCTTTGGCCAGGCTAAGAAGTGCCTCATCGTTGAGACGCGATGGCACCAAGCCTTCCCACCCATATTTCCTGAGCTGTTCTTTTAAATATTCAATGTCCGGCGCGGCAATGGGGCCGAAATCCTTCAACTTCACAAAAACTCCTTAGCAACTTCAAACGTGCTGCAGCCAACAGGAACTCACCAGCAAAAAACGAGGCGATCGAGTATGAAAGCCACTTGACATGTCAGTACCGATACGGCATCCACTAGAGGCACGCTTTCCTACTCAATGTGTCGCATATCAATTGCAGCAATATTCTATTTTAGACTAATCTAATTTGGAGTATTCCATATGGGAATTCATGCTCTGGCACTTTCCAAGAAAGTTGCCAATGGACAAGACGGTTCACTCGCGTGACTACGCAGTGTTTCTGGCGCTGCTAAAGCGCATTCGCATCGAGGCCAAAGTTCCTCAGACTGAGCTGGCTCAACGTATGGGGGAAACACAAGTCTTTGTGAGCAAGTGTGAGCGAGGAGACCGACGTCTAGACATCATCGAGACGATTCGCTGGTGCAACGCCCTTGGTGTGAGCCTCTCGGAATTGGCTTCCCAACTCGCCGATGCACCTCTAGGGTTGGCGGAGCAGCATCCACCCAAATAAGCCCTGTGGGCTGGCGCAGTTTCAGGTAAATCATGGCCACACCGTAGCGCCGGTGACGCTAAGCCCAAGCCCTAATCCTCTTGGGAAGTTCACAGTTTTTGTCAGCCACAGGCTTGTAGCGGTAGGCTTGAGCTACGCCCAAAGCCCACCGCTCGCCCAGCCCCTTGTCTGTTGATTTCCACCCAAATTGACCCACTAGCCCTCGGCGGCCAATTCAACCGGAATACGCATACGACTGCTCCGCAGCGGTTGCAGTAGCTCATGTCGGCTACCGGAACACCCGGTTTCAGCCAGATAGCAGTCATCCCGAGTAGCCGAAAAGTTGACCCTCAAGAACTGGTTTCTCGTATGTAGTAGACAATAGGGTGATCACCAGCAGAGACGACAGTCACAGAGCCTAGTTGCCCCAGTTTGCGAGGGCCAGCTGAAAAGAAATGGTGAGCCGACTTGCACGATACGTGCTGGAACCATGAGCCGCCCTTGAAGCTGGCCATATCCTTAAGATCCGAACAACGTGAGCGGCAGTGTGCCTATAGCAATCGTCAAGATGCCGCTCCCAAGACTGTAGTAAATGGCAAAACACTGGCCGCCGACGCACCGGAAATGCCTAGCCAGACAGTAGTCAAGGGATCGGCAAGATTGCCAAGCGCAACGCTTGATGAAGCAAGAGAGTCTTGGCGTTGCAAAGCACAAGCGGCGCCGCTACACGCCTTATCTCGGCGAAATCAGCCCCGCGCCCGAGAACAACATCAACCGCGACTTACAGGCCGCAGCCCCCAACGGGAAATGGCGCACCGGCATCACGGAGTTCGAGATTACGGAAGGTAAGGCTCACCTGTCACCGATTATCGATTACCTCATCGGCATGGTGGTGAGTTGGACTATTGGAACATCTCCAGACGCGGAACTGGCCAACATGATGCTGGATGCCGCCAGTGAGACGTTTGCGCAAACCACCGAGCGTCCGGTAGTGCCCTGTAACACGGAAGGCCGCTAGTGCTGGCCCGGCTGGCTATCGAGAATGATCGAAGCAAACCTCACATGCTCAATGTCTCGTAAGACCTGCTTTCCTGACATCGCTGCAAGCGAGGGCTTCTTCGGTCGACCCAAGAGTGAACAGTTCTATCCTAGGGGCTGGAAAGGCCCCACCATCGAGCAATTCATCGATGCGCTCGATTCGAACATCCGCTGGTAAAACGAAAAGCGGATCCAAATCTCTCTTGGCTCCCTCAGCCCCATTGAATATCGAGTAAGCCTTGGACTTACGGCATAAAACCAGTCCAAGTTTTTATCCCCCCCTCCTAGTTCAAGGCATGCGCTACCAGCGTGAGTCCGCTGACGATCAGTAGACCACAAATGACTTTACGCAAGGCTAGA
This region of Comamonas thiooxydans genomic DNA includes:
- a CDS encoding helix-turn-helix domain-containing protein, which codes for MDKTVHSRDYAVFLALLKRIRIEAKVPQTELAQRMGETQVFVSKCERGDRRLDIIETIRWCNALGVSLSELASQLADAPLGLAEQHPPK